Below is a genomic region from Delftia tsuruhatensis.
AGGAACAGGAATTCCGTGCGCATCAGGCCCACGCCCTCGGCGCCGTGGGACAGGGCCAGCGGCACCTGCCCGGGCAGGTTGACGTTGGCGCAGATTTCGATGCGCACGCCATCGGTGGTGATGGCAGGCAGGCTGCGCTGCGCGGCCACGCGTTCCTGCAGCGCCTGCTGCTCGGCCATGTGGGTACGCGCCGAAGCCAGGTCCTGCTCCGAGGGGTCAAGGTAGATGCGGCCATTGGCGCCATCGACGATGGCCAGGGCCCCATCGGCCATGCCCAGCACGCCACCGCCTGCCGCCACGGCGGCCGGCAGCCCCAGCGTGCGCGCGAGTATGGCCGTGTGCGAGGTGGGACTGCCCTGCGCCGTGACCAGCGCGGCCACGCGCGCCGTGTCCAGCTGGGCGGTTTCCGAGGGCGAAAGATCGGCTGCGACCAGGATGCAGCCGCCTTCGGGCAGGCCATCCGGTTCCGCCGCTGCCAGCGAAGGCTGCAGCTGCACGAGCACGCGCCGGCCCACGTCACGCAGGTCGGCGGCACGCGCGGCCAGCGCGGGATTGTCCAGCGCCTCGATCCGGTTCGCGCCTTCCTCCACGGCCCGGCTCCAGGACCAGGCCACGCCATGACCCTGGACCATGAACTGGCAGGCGCGCGTGATGAGTCCGGTGTCGCCCAGCCACTCGGCCTGCGCGCTGAAGATGGCGGCATCGCCTTCGCCCAGCCGGCGGCGGGTGTCGTCATGCAGGGCGCGCAACTGGCCCTGCGTCTCGGCCAGCGCCGCATGCAGCCGCGCACCACCCGCGCTGAGCGGCTCGGGCAGGTCGGGAATCTCGGCGGCCTCCACACGCCACTGGTGGATGCGGGCCACGGCCAGCCCCGGGCTGGCGCCCAGGCCCACAAAGGCAGGCCGCGCCAGCGGCGGCAGCCAGCCCGTGGTGGGCAATTCGGCCGCCTTGCGCGCAGCGGCGTCGGCATCGGCACGTTCCTGGGCCACCAGGGCCTGGGCCACGGCACACAGGCGATCGACCGCGGCCCTGGCATCGGGGCCCTGGGCCGAGACAGTGACCTTGTCGCCTTCGCGCAGTCCCAGCTGCAGCAGGCCGGCCATCTGCCGCGCATCGGCCACCTCGCTGCCATGGCGCACCTGGATGCGCGAGGCAAAGCCGCGCGCCGCCTCCGCCCAGCGCGTGGCAGGCCGCGCATGCAGTCCGTTGGGATAGGCAATGGTCCATTCGCGCGCCTCGGCCAGATCCACTGCCGCCGGGCGGGCGGCAGGCGGCGCCGGGTCCGCTTGCCCCTGGAGCACATCGATGACCTGCTGCGCATCGCCCGTGGTGAACAGCGCCTGCAGCCGGGGTGTCTGCAGCAGGCCGGCCAGGCGGCGCAGCAAGGTGATATGGGCATCGGAGCGTGCCGCCACCGCCACGACCAGATGAACGTTCTGGCCGGCATTCCAATCCAGGCCCTCGCGCACCTGGAGCACGGCCACCGCGTCGCGCAGCACCAGGGCCCGGTCTTCGGCGCGACCGTGGGGAATGGCCACGCCGTGGCCCAGAAAGGTTTCGGCCTGGGCCTCGCGCGCCTGCATGCCGGCGGCATAGCCAGGGGCCACGCAGCCGCTGTCCTGCAGCAGCCGGGCCGCCTGGGCGATGGCGTCGGCCTTGTCGCGCACCCTGGCGTCCAGGCGCACGGCGATCTGCAGTCCCGCAGGAGCGCTGGGTTCAACCGCCGGGAGGGATGAATGGGCATGGATCATGGCGCGGATTTTGGGAACGTTCCCAACCATCAGTCAATCTGCACTGCAACATAACCCGTCATTTCTTTGGAGTTATCCTCTGCGGTACACCACAAACAGCGGGAACGATTGCATTGAGCATCAGCATCAACGATGTGGCCCAGGTGGCCGGCGTATCCAAGTCGACGGTCTCGCGCGCGCTGGCCGGCGGATCGGTCAGCGACGAGGTCCGTGCACGCGTGCAGGCGGCCGTGCAGGCCACGGGCTACCGGCCCAACCTGATGGCGCGCCGGCTGCGCGCGCGCGACGCGGGGCCCGTGGGGGTGCTCGTGGCCGACATACGCAACCCCTTCTTCACGGCCCTGATCCGCGCGGTCGAGGCCGAGGCCTATCGCCAGGGCCGGCGCGTGCTGCTGTGCAACACCGACGAGGACCCACAGCGCGAAGCCATGTACCTGCAGCTCATGCAGGAGGAGCGCATCGCCGGCCTGATCTTTGCGCCCACCCAGGCGAGCCTGCAGAAACTGGAGCGCCTGCCGCTGGAGTTCCCGGTGGTCCTCGTGGACCGAGCGGGCCCGCCGGTATGCCACGACAGCGTGGTGCTGGACAACGCCCAGGCCTGTGCCACCCTGGTCACGCACCTGGTGGAACAAGGCCATCGCCGCATCGCTGGTGTCTTCGGCAACACCAGCAGCACCGCACGTGAACGCTGCGACGGCTATCTGGCCGCCATGCGCGAGGCGGGCCTGGCGCCCGACGTGCGCCAGTTGCTCCCGACCAGCGATGCCGCCGAAGCCGAGGTCGCGCAATGGCTGCGCCAGCCG
It encodes:
- the ptsP gene encoding phosphoenolpyruvate--protein phosphotransferase, translating into MIHAHSSLPAVEPSAPAGLQIAVRLDARVRDKADAIAQAARLLQDSGCVAPGYAAGMQAREAQAETFLGHGVAIPHGRAEDRALVLRDAVAVLQVREGLDWNAGQNVHLVVAVAARSDAHITLLRRLAGLLQTPRLQALFTTGDAQQVIDVLQGQADPAPPAARPAAVDLAEAREWTIAYPNGLHARPATRWAEAARGFASRIQVRHGSEVADARQMAGLLQLGLREGDKVTVSAQGPDARAAVDRLCAVAQALVAQERADADAAARKAAELPTTGWLPPLARPAFVGLGASPGLAVARIHQWRVEAAEIPDLPEPLSAGGARLHAALAETQGQLRALHDDTRRRLGEGDAAIFSAQAEWLGDTGLITRACQFMVQGHGVAWSWSRAVEEGANRIEALDNPALAARAADLRDVGRRVLVQLQPSLAAAEPDGLPEGGCILVAADLSPSETAQLDTARVAALVTAQGSPTSHTAILARTLGLPAAVAAGGGVLGMADGALAIVDGANGRIYLDPSEQDLASARTHMAEQQALQERVAAQRSLPAITTDGVRIEICANVNLPGQVPLALSHGAEGVGLMRTEFLFLERGSTPGEDEQYETYRAMAQALEGRPLIVRALDIGGDKQVAHLELPREDNPFLGVRGARLLLRRPDLLEPQMRALYRAARDGARLSVMFPMVTSVQELLALRAVCERLRAELDAPVLPLGIMIEVPAAAVQADALARHADFFSIGTNDLTQYVLAMDRQNPQLAAEADSLHPAVLRMVRSTVQGAATRARPVGVCGGLAGDPFGALLLAGLGVGELSMTPNDIAGVKAGLRAASLRQLQVLADRALGCEDAAQVRELAKEVAA
- a CDS encoding LacI family DNA-binding transcriptional regulator — its product is MSISINDVAQVAGVSKSTVSRALAGGSVSDEVRARVQAAVQATGYRPNLMARRLRARDAGPVGVLVADIRNPFFTALIRAVEAEAYRQGRRVLLCNTDEDPQREAMYLQLMQEERIAGLIFAPTQASLQKLERLPLEFPVVLVDRAGPPVCHDSVVLDNAQACATLVTHLVEQGHRRIAGVFGNTSSTARERCDGYLAAMREAGLAPDVRQLLPTSDAAEAEVAQWLRQPQRPDAFVASNSLLLEGCLRAIRAAGLRIPGDVALAGFDNERWTELVAPAITVIEQPVEAMGRAAFGLLMDRLHTPDLPLRKVIMQGRCIVRESTQAAG